One stretch of Rhipicephalus sanguineus isolate Rsan-2018 chromosome 10, BIME_Rsan_1.4, whole genome shotgun sequence DNA includes these proteins:
- the LOC119372290 gene encoding uncharacterized protein K02A2.6-like — MKRANLLTLCGEQTYDTVCALIQPRTPATVDYDDIVAALQEHYDPRPSEVYCRARFQRRDQLEGEKVAEYVAALKKLAADCNFGTLTATTSATAQEGGSTATPANTTMLPLDVMLRDRFVCGLRDEGLQQRLFAETGLTFSKAYNIAQRAESAGHQQRDIRRNVEPVHHTSEQSGHSTSKAKSSKKTQRCWRCDDMHDPQVCRYKTATCNFCHKLGHIEKACITKRKQLRPKTSVQRNNNVDAQEGQTQDKSRTALTSSVLYDLNAVVNLGTRPKITTEILVHQRPIRFEVDSGAACTLISEDTFRATWRENAPALQQDDTQLRTWSGHSLPLLGCANVDVCYNGQTHQLPLLVVHGSGSSLLGRNWFTPLGVVIGGVHHTPTYPSVEELQQKYKAVFSEEIPGNNGPPVTLELREDATPKFLKARSVPFALRTSVENELDRLQEQGIIEPTQHSEWATPLVVVRKKNGTLRLCGDYRSTVNLATKASSYPLPTPEEVFSTLRGGKIFSTLDLTQAYQQLKVSESTSELLTINTIKGLYKVKRLPFGISAAPAIFQKFMESTLSGIPGVCVYLDDVIVGGASYEEHTERLELILEKLSNANLRISKEKCVFAVPEVKFLGHQIDAQGIHPTEDKVRAITEARAPTNKQELQSFLGLLTFYDRFLEHRATVANDLYQLLQKEVPWTWSPRHQKSFVALKQLLRKSTVLRHYDERRPLLLACDASPYGVGAVLSQADDQGREAPIAFASRTLSQAERNYSQLDKEGLAIVYAADHFRQYITGRKVTFITDHRPLLGIMGPQKPMPQTLSPRMTRWCIKMSSYDYELVHRTGKKHQNADALSRLPLDTTIDEPPPPGDILMFEALPNPPLTADTVAASTQECTVLKEVYAAIQEGNVHKLKGGHFNAYRKRAAELSTHRGCVTLGSRVVIPAALREQAMSLVHAGHRGIVAMKKCARSYMWWPGIDDDIESTVKDCQPCQCNHRSPPRAPIPEWERPDAPWHTLHIDFAGPIEGCSFLVVVDAYTKWLEVKQMATTTSAAVIDTLRSLFATFGLPRKVVSDNGTPFVSAEILKFYSDNGVSSVTSAPYHPATNGQAERYVAELKRALTKDQTGTMQRRIARFLFRQHNTVQSTTEQTPAKLMFGREMRTQLTAIVPEPSAKTPSEEEKLPRSRRIESGQRIYARQFHRKPGWVEATALKRIGLRSWLVDIGGKATRRHLNQLRRSGNLPREPPIQAATSTEASSHLAWHLAPDESAPPPAGSEHKRNDTQRAEASLPSASRASTRPRRPPDRFQAII, encoded by the coding sequence ATGAAGAGAGCCAACCTGCTAACGCTGTGTGGGGAGCAGACATACGACACAGTCTGTGCCCTGATTCAGCCACGCACTCCAGCAACCGTTGACTACGACGACATCGTAGCAGCGCTACAAGAACACTATGACCCAAGGCCATCGGAGGTCTACTGTCGAGCCCGCTTCCAACGGCGAGaccaactggaaggcgaaaaagTGGCCGAATACGTAGCGGCTCTCAAAAAGCTCGCTGCTGACTGCAATTTCGGGACGTTGACCgcgacaacttcagctactgcgCAGGAGGGAGGATCGACTGCCACACCTGCTAACACCACTATGCTCCCCTTGGACGTTATGTTGCGTGACCGTTTTGTGTGCGGACTGCGTGACGAAGGCCTACAACAACGCCTGTTCGCGGAGACGGGTCTCACCTTCTCCAAAGCCTACAACATCGCCCAACGAGCGGAGAGCGCCGGTCACCAGCAGAGGGATATTCGACGGAACGTCGAGCCGGTGCATCACACCAGTGAGCAGTCAGGTCATTCCACGTCTAAGGCGAAATCAAGCAAAAAGACACAGCGCTGCTGGCGATGCGACGACATGCACGATCCCCAGGTATGTCGATACAAGACAGCGACCTGCAATTTTTGCCACAAACTGGGACACATTGAAAAGGCATGCATCACGAAGCGCAAACAGCTCCGACCGAAGACTTCAGTGCAACGGAACAACAATGTCGACGCACAGGAGGGCCAGACGCAAGATAAAAGCCGAACAGCACTAACGTCATCGGTACTATATGACTTGAACGCCGTTGTGAACCTCGGCACGAGACCGAAGATTACGACTGAAATCTTGGTACACCAGCGCCCTATCAGGTTTGAGGTGGATTCCGGAGCAGCATGTACGCTCATCAGCGAGGACACTTTTCGCGCCACTTGGCGTGAGAACGCACCAGCTCTCCAGCAAGACGACACGCAGCTGAGAACGTGGTCCGGACATTCTCTTCCACTACTGGGCTGTGCCAACGTAGACGTGTGCTACAACGGTCAGACCCATCAGCTTCCCTTGCTGGTCGTTCACGGTTCCGGATCAAGCCTTTTAGGACGAAATTGGTTCACCCCTCTTGGAGTGGTCATTGGCGGAGTTCACCACACACCCACCTATCCGTCAGTGGAGGAGCTTCAACAGAAGTACAAAGCGGTTTTCTCCGAAGAAATACCTGGAAACAACGGACCTCCAGTCACACTGGAGCTTCGGGAGGATGCGACGCCGAAATTTTTGAAAGCTAGGTCGGTGCCTTTCGCCCTACGAACGTCAGTCGAGAATGAGCTTGACCGACTGCAGGAACAAGGGATCATCGAACCGACGCAACATTCGGAATGGGCTACACCACTCGTTGTCGTCCGAAAGAAGAACGGTACCCTACGCCTCTGCGGAGACTACCGGAGCACTGTCAACCTGGCGACAAAAGCATCTTCCTACCCACTGCCGACACCGGAAGAGGTTTTTAGCACGCTTCGTGGTGGAAAAATCTTCAGCACCCTGGACTTGACACAAGCCTACCAGCAGCTGAAGGTGAGCGAATCAACGTCTGAACTGCTCACGATAAACACCATTAAGGGTCTCTACAAAGTTAAAAGGCTACCATTCGGAATATCTGCTGCGCCAGCAATCTTCCAGAAATTTATGGAGTCTACACTTAGCGGGATCCCTGGCGTTTGCGTCTACTTGGACGATGTTATTGTCGGTGGCGCTTCCTATGAAGAGCACACAGAACGCTTGGAGCTCATTTTGGAAAAGCTATCAAATGCTAACTTGCGCATcagcaaagaaaaatgtgtttttgcGGTGCCTGAAGTGAAGTTTCTTGGACATCAAATTGACGCGCAGGGTATCCATCCCACTGAAGACAAAGTGCGAGCAATTACTGAAGCACGAGCGCCTACTAACAAGCAAGAACTGCAGTCGTTCTTAGGGCTATTGACGTTCTACGACCGGTTCCTAGAACATCGAGCTACAGTGGCCAACGATCTATACCAGCTCCTGCAGAAAGAAGTCCCATGGACTTGGTCGCCACGCCACCAAAAGTCATTTGTTGCCCTTAAGCAACTACTTCGTAAGTCTACAGTTCTGCGACACTACGACGAAAGGAGACCCCTACTGCTAGCCTGTGACGCATCACCATACGGAGTGGGAGCAGTCCTCTCCCAAGCTGACGACCAGGGACGGGAAGCCCCGATCGCTTTCGCATCGCGCACCCTATCGCAGGCAGAGAGGAATTATTCCCAGCTAGATAAAGAGGGACTTGCCATCGTCTACGCAGCAGATCACTTTCGGCAGTACATCACGGGCAGAAAAGTGACATTCATAACAGATCACCGGCCCTTATTGGGTATTATGGGTCCCCAGAAGCCAATGCCACAGACTTTGTCGCCGCGAATGACACGATGGTGCATCAAGATGTCGTCGTACGATTACGAACTCGTACATCGCACTGGGAAGAAACACCAGAACGCCGACGCACTAAGCCGCCTGCCGCTAGACACCACAATAGATGAACCACCCCCGCCGGGTGATATTCTCATGTTCGAGGCGCTGCCGAACCCTCCGCTAACAGCTGACACGGTAGCAGCATCAACGCAGGAGTGCACTGTCTTGAAGGAAGTCTACGCAGCTATACAAGAAGGCAACGTGCACAAGCTAAAGGGTGGACACTTCAACGCTTACCGCAAGCGAGCTGCGGAGTTGAGCACTCATCGCGGTTGCGTCACCTTGGGATCAAGAGTTGTAATTCCGGCGGCACTTCGCGAACAGGCCATGTCGCTTGTCCACGCAGGTCATCGAGGCATTGTTGCCATGAAAAAGTGTGCCAGAAGTTACATGTGGTGGCCGGGTATCGACGATGATATAGAATCAACAGTTAAAGATTGCCAGCCTTGCCAATGCAACCACAGAAGTCCGCCAAGAGCCCCTATTCCTGAATGGGAAAGACCAGACGCGCCTTGGCACACCCTGCATATTGATTTTGCTGGACCTATCGAAGGATGCTCATTCCTGGTGGTTGTAGACGCATACACCAAGTGGCTTGAGGTAAAACAAATGGCTACAACGACATCGGCAGCAGTTATCGACACTCTGCGGTCGTTGTTTGCAACGTTCGGTCTACCGCGCAAGGTGGTCTCGGACAACGGCACTCCGTTTGTGTCCGCGGAGATTCTCAAGTTCTACAGCGACAACGGCGTCTCGTCTGTTACATCAGCTCCTTACCACCCGGCGACGAACGGACAAGCCGAGCGATACGTGGCTGAGCTAAAGCGCGCCCTTACTAAAGATCAGACTGGGACAATGCAACGCCGCATCGCGCGCTTCCTCTTCAGACAGCACAACACTGTTCAAAGCACTACTGAACAAACGCCAGCGAAATTGATGTTCGGACGAGAAATGAGAACCCAGCTGACAGCAATTGTCCCGGAGCCCTCGGCGAAAACACCGTCGGAGGAAGAAAAGCTCCCGCGTAGCAGGAGAATTGAAAGTGGACAGCGCATATACGCCCGCCAGTTCCACAGAAAGCCCGGCTGGGTTGAAGCGACGGCACTCAAACGCATAGGTTTGCGGTCATGGCTCGTCGACATCGGCGGAAAGGCCACACGCCGCCACCTTAATCAGCTACGTCGTTCCGGTAATTTGCCAAGGGAACCTCCCATT